The following are from one region of the Salvia hispanica cultivar TCC Black 2014 chromosome 1, UniMelb_Shisp_WGS_1.0, whole genome shotgun sequence genome:
- the LOC125207803 gene encoding LOW QUALITY PROTEIN: DNA damage-repair/toleration protein DRT100-like (The sequence of the model RefSeq protein was modified relative to this genomic sequence to represent the inferred CDS: deleted 1 base in 1 codon; substituted 1 base at 1 genomic stop codon), with protein sequence MANYPTKYLLILFIFHSIFSGFGIRQYQACHPRDKEALLDFKKGITFDPSKLFHSWISNTDCCTSWEGIVCDHLTGRVLNLTRPGVYSDSDSPVDTSVSGTLSPFLGNLSSLQVLNLGNLKNIKGPIPSELGKLTNLRYMFLESNGLKGSIPISIEGLSQLQSLSLSKNHLTGPIPQNLFKKMTSLSQLRLGENTLSGSIPPLIGTMFELRYIDFHNNNLSGNVPEFIGRLQNLERLDLSNNQLTGPIPKSIGNLSNLIVLELSNNRLNGSIPTSIGNMKSLEFIVLSNNALSGPIPDSIGNLQRVRTLQMVNNNLSGNIPTTIGNMTALESIYLSHNSFTGKIPPTLSSLELLYTLDLSENGLSGPIPPTIRHLLYLDLSSNPLSLHTIPPWLQQLPLFSLHLRQTGLVGQLPEWLSSSSISSLDLSGNSLTGKIPAWIGNMTKLSFLNLSNNQFHSSLPHQIQNLSLLTGLDLHSNMLSGRMTPLLSKADDYPLGHFNFIDLSHNNFSGPIDAGIGDLGNLNEFNVSRNRLSGKIPPHKSSXFPASSFAGNTGLCGAPLAPCNN encoded by the exons atGGCGAATTATCCTACAAAATACCTCCTTATCCTCTTCATCTTCCACTCCATTTTCTCAGGGTTCGGGATTCGACAATACCAAGCTTGCCACCCGAGGGATAAAGAGGCGCTCCTCGATTTCAAGAAAGGAATCACTTTTGATCCCTCGAAATTGTTTCACTCTTGGATTTCTAACACAGATTGTTGCACTTCATGGGAGGGAATTGTGTGCGACCATTTAACGGGTCGAGTCCTCAATTTGACCCGTCCTGGGGTTTATTCTGACTCCGATTCACCCGTGGACACCTCAGTGTCTGGAACATTGTCCCCGTTTCTTGGGAATCTGTCTTCCCTTCAAGTTCTCAATCTAGGCAATCTGAAGAATATAAAGGGCCCCATCCCGTCTGAATTAGGCAAGCTTACTAACTTGCGCTACATGTTTCTCGAGTCAAATGGTCTCAAAGGATCAATCCCGATCTCTATTGAGGGCTTGAGTCAACTACAAAGCCTCTCTCTAAGCAAAAACCATCTCACAGGCCCGATCCCCCAAAAtcttttcaagaaaatgacaTCTCTCTCCCAACTCAGGCTCGGGGAAAACACGTTGTCTGGATCGATACCACCATTGATAGGCACAATGTTCGAGCTAAGATACATCGATTTTCACAACAATAATTTGAGCGGAAATGTGCCTGAATTCATTGGAAGGCTTCAAAACCTCGAACGCCTTGACTTGTCAAATAACCAGCTAACCGGGCCCATACCAAAATCAATAGGAAACCTATCCAATCTCATAGTATTGGAACTCAGCAACAATCGCCTCAACGGAAGCATCCCAACATCCATCGGAAACATGAAGTCCCTCGAATTCATAGTGCTATCTAACAACGCTCTTTCTGGCCCAATCCCGGACTCCATTGGCAACCTACAAAGGGTTCGAACCCTGCAAATGGTAAACAACAATCTTAGCGGCAACATCCCCACAACCATTGGCAACATGACCGCCCTCGAATCCATATACCTCTCCCACAACTCCTTCACCGGAAAAATTCCACCAACCCTATCCAGTCTCGAGTTACTATACACTCTAGACCTATCCGAAAACGGGCTTTCCGGCCCGATCCCTCCCACCATCCGCCACCTCCTATACCTTGACCTTTCCTCCAACCCTCTCTCCCTCCACACCATTCCTCCATGGCTACAACAACTTCCCCTCTTCAGCCTCCACCTCAGGCAGACGGGCCTAGTCGGCCAGCTGCCCGAGTGGCTATCCTCGTCATCAATCTCCTCACTCGACCTCTCTGGCAACTCCCTCACCGGAAAAATCCCCGCCTGGATCGGAAACATGACAAAACTCTCCTTCCTCAACCTCTCCAACAACCAATTCCACTCCTCACTCCCTCATCAAATCCAGAACCTCTCTCTCCTCACCGGTCTTGATCTACACTCCAACATGCTCTCCGGAAGGATGACGCCGTTGTTATCCAAGGCAGATGACTACCCCCTCGGCCACTTCAACTTCATTGATCTCTCACACAACAACTTCTCCGGCCCCATCGACGCAGGAATAGGAGATTTGGGC AATCTCAATGAGTTTAATGTTTCGAGGAATCGGTTGAGTGGGAAGATTCCGCCGCATAAA TCAAGTTAATTTCCGGCTTCGTCGTTCGCTGGGAATACTGGTTTATGTGGAGCTCCACTTGCTCCGTGTAACAACTAA